The genomic window CCTCGAACAGGAAGATCCCGCCGGCAACTGATGCGTTCAGCGAGTTCACGCCTCCCTGAAGCGGAATGCTCACCACTTCGTCACACCCTTTTCGGACCAAAGGACGGATCCCCTCCCCTTCCCCGCCGATGACAAGGGCCACGCGGCCGGTGAAGTCCTGCTGGTATAAAGTGCTCCTGGCGGAACCGTCGGCTCCATAGATCCAGAAGCCTGCTTTTTTCAGACTCTCAAGGGCTTGAGAGATGTTGGTCACCTGTGCCACGGGGATGGTCTCGGTGGCGCCAGCGGAGGACTTCTCGACTACGGCGGTGACGCCTGCGGCGCGGTCCTTCGGGATCACGACGGCATGGGCGCCGGCACAGGCAGCGCTACGGATCAGGGCCCCCAGGTTATGCGGGTCCTGCACGCTGTCGAGCACAAGGATGAGCCCGTTCGGGTTACCTTCCAGTCCTTCAAGCACATCGTCGAGATCGGCATAAGGGAACGGCTCGACCTTCAGGGCGACGCCCTGGTGGTGTTCGGTGCCGCACAGGCGGCTGAGATCGCCTTTCTCACGCTGGCGCACCGGGATCTTCTTTTCGGCGGCCAGTTTTAGGAGCTTCTCCAGGCGCTTGTCAGCGCTGGTGCCGGCGACGAAAAGTTCGAAGATCTTGCGCGAGCCCCTGACGGCTTCCATGACCGGGTTCAGGCCGTAGATGATTTCTTCTTTTGACATGGTTCCCTCAAAATAGGTGGAGCTTCCTCACATAATGGGGAAGCTCCTTCATTTCTACTTCGCGTCCTATCCGGACGCGGTTGGTGTTGATTGTAGGTAAACCGAGTACGACTGCTAGCCGGCTACGATCTCGTCGACGATCTTCTGGGCGGCTTCGGCAGGATTTTCGGCAGCGGCGATGGGACGGCCGATGACGAGGTAGTCGGAGCCTGCCTTGACCGCTTCGGCCGGGGTCATGATGCGCTTTTGGTCGTCGGCGGAGGCAAAGCTCGGACGGACTCCGGGGGTGACGACGAGGAAGTCCTTGCCGCAGGCTTCGCGGATGAGCCCAACTTCCTGCGGGGATGCGACGACGCCGTCGACACCTGCGCTCTTGGCAAGTTTGGCCAGTTTCACCACCATCTCGGGAACCGGAAGATCGATGCCGATGCCGCGCAGGGTTTCCTCGTTGGAGGAGGTGAGCACGGTGATGGCGAGGACCTTCGGACGCGGCGTGCAACCGGAGAAGTTCTTGTCGAGGGTCTCCATGGTCTTGTTCATCATCTCGTAACCGCCCATCGCGTGCACGTCGCAAAGCTGCACGCCGAGGTGGCCTGCTTCGAGGGCGGCCATGGCCACGGTGTTCGGGATGTCGTGGTATTTCAGGTCGAGGAAGACCTCGCCGCCGCACTTCTGGATCATGCGAACCGCTGCGGGGCCGCAGGCGGTATAAAGCTGTTTGCCGACCTTGAACATGCCGACGTGCTGGGAAAGGAGCTCGGCCCAGTACTGGACATGGCTGAATTCCTTCACATCCATGGCAAAAATGATCTTCTTGATAGCTTCTTCTCTGGTCATGGTTCCATCCTTCAAAGTCTAAAAGCTCAACACAGAGTACTCTGAGGTCCACAGAGGTCACGGAGGAAAACCTTTTGGATTTCTCTGTGCTCTCTGTGTACCTTTGTGTCCTCTGTGTTCCGCTTCTTTTGTTTTATACCTGCAGCGCCTCTTTAACGGCTGCCTTCACCTTGGCGACGGCTTCAGCTATGGGCAGAATCTCCACCTCGCCGCTCCTTCTCTCTTTCAGCTCGACCTTGCCTTCCGCAAGGGTCTTGGCGCCGACCACGATCCTGAGGGGAATGCCGATCAGGTCGGCATCCTTGAACTTGAAGCCCGGGCGCTCGTCGCGGTCGTCGAGCAGCACTTCCACGCCTGCTTCCAGGAGTTCGTTGTAGATCTGCTCGGACGCTGCCTTCACTTCGTCTTCCTTGGTGGACAGCGCGGAGACGATGCAGTGGAAAGGTGCGATGGGGATCGGGAAGATGATGCCGTTCTCGTCATGGTTTTGTTCGATGCAGGCGGCGACGGTACGGCCGATGCCGATGCCGTAGCACCCCATGAAGATGATCTGCTCCTTGCCGTTGGCGTCGAGGAAGCTCGCGTTCAGGGCCTTGGAGTACTTGGTCCCGAGCTTGAAGACGTGGCCGACTTCGATGCCGCGCCAGATCTCGAGCTTGCCGCTGTCGCAGCGCGGGCAGGGGTCGCCGATCACGACGTTCCTGATATCGACGAACCCTTCGACGCTGAAGTCGCGTCCGATGTTGACGTTCTTCAGGTGCATGTCGGCGGCGTTCGCGCCGGTGACGAAGTTGTGCATCCCCTCCAGCGAGAGGTCGGCTACCACCTTCACCTTGCCGGCGAGGCCGACGGGGCCTGCGTAGCCGGTGGGAGCACCGGTCACCTTGAGGACGACGTCGTCCTCGGCCATTTCGATCTCGGCGGCGCCCAAGTGGTTCTTCAACTTGATCTCGTTCAGGTCGTAGTCGCCGCGCAAAAGGGCGACCACCGGCTCGCCGTCGGCGACGAGCACCAGGGTCTTCACCACCTGGGTAGCGTTGACGCCGAGGAATGCGGAGACTTCCTCGATGCTCTTCTGCCCCGGAGTGGCTATGCGCTCCATGGGACGGGGATCAGCGTGTTCCGTTGCCGCGCTCTTCCTGGTCTCGGCCTTCTCCATGTTGGCCGCGTACTCGCAGCAGGAGCAGGAGACGATGGCGTCTTCACCGGAGTCGGCAAGCACCATGAATTCGTGGGAGTAGTTGCCGCCGATGGTGCCGGTGTCGGCCTCGACGGCACGGAACTTAAACCCGCAACGTTCGAAGATGCGGCGGTAGGCCTTGTACATCTTCTCGTAGGAAACGTCGGCACCAGCCTCGTTCACGTCGAAGGAGTACGCATCCTTCATGATGAACTCGCGGCCGCGCATGAGGCCGAAGCGCGGGCGGATCTCGTCGCGGAACTTACCCTGGATCTGGTACAGGTTGATGGGCATCTGCCGGTAGCTCCTGATCTCCTTGCGGATCAGGTCGGTGATGACCTCCTCGTGGGTCGGTCCCATGCAGAACTCGGCGTCCTTCCTGTCCTTGAAGCGGAGCAGTTCTTTGCCGTAGAAGTCCCAGCGCCCGGATTCCTTCCAGAGCTCGGCCGGCTGCACGGCGGGCATGAGGAGCTCGATGGCCCCTGCCCGGTTCATCTCCTCACGGACGATCTGCTCCACCTTGCGGATGGAGCGCAGCCCCAGCGGCAGGTAGTTGTAGATGCCTGCGGCGAGCTTCCTGATCATGCCGGCGCGCAGCATCAGCTTGTGGGAGATGACCTCCGCATCGGAAGGGGTTTCCTTAACGGTGGGGATAAAATACTGGGAGTAACGCATTAGTTCGACCTCTTTATGAATTTAAAAAACACTTTAAGCTTTCGACGTTGCCTTCAGGACTTCTTCAATGAGTGCGTCGGCCAGTTGGTCCTGGGGGACCTTGCGCAGGATCTCGCCGTGCTTGAAGAGAAGCCCCTCGCCCCTACCGCCCGCTATGCCGAAATCGGCTTCACGCGCCTCGCCGGGACCGTTCACCGAGCACCCCATGACGGCGACGGTGATGTTGCTCTCCACGTAGGCCAGGCGCCGCTCCACTTCCTCGGCGACTGGGATGAGATCTACCTGGCACCTGCCGCAGGTCGGACAGGAGACGAAGTTGATGCCGCGCTGTCTGATGCCGAGCGACTTCAGGATGTCATAGGCGACGCGCACCTCGTGTACCGGATCGCCGGTCAACGACACGCGCATGGTGTCGCCGATTCCCTGGTGCAACAGGATGCCGAGCCCCACTGAGGACTTGATGGTGCCGGAAAAGACGGTGCCCGCCTCGGTGACGCCGATGTGCAGCGGGTAATCGACGGCATTGGAGAGGAGCCGGTAGGCCTCAAGCGTCCTCAGCACGTCGGACACCTTGATGGAGATCTTGATCTCCCGGTAGTTGAGGTCCTCGAGGATGCGGACGTGGCCGAGTGCTGACTCAACCATCGCTTCGGGGGTCGGGTGCCCGTACTTGACCAGGAGTTCCTTCTCCAGCGAACCGCCGTTCACGCCGATGCGGATCGGGATTTGTCTTTCGGCGGCCGCCTTGACCACCTCGGCGACCTTCCAGCGCTCGCCAATGTTACCTGGGTTGAGGCGAAGGCCGTCCACGCCGGATTCGAGCGCCTGCAGGGCGAGCTTGTAGTCAAAGTGGATGTCGGCGATGAGCGGCATGGGGCTCCCCGCCTTGATTGCGGCAAGGGCCTTTGCGGCATCCATGTCTGGCACCGCGCAGCGCACTATCTCGCACCCTGCCTCGGCGAGGCGACCTATCTGTTCCAGTGTCGCTGCAACGTTCCTTGTGTCGGTGGAACACATGGACTGAACCGAGCAAGGAGCGCCGCCACCGATCGGCACGTTTCCTATCATGATCTGCCGGGTGAGTTTTTTCATAGCGGGACATACTAGCTAAATCTATGGGGAAAAGCAAGGAGGATAACCCCTCCGCTGTTGCAGTGGAGGGGCTGCGACAGTCCGCAAATTCCCGCGCCACTTATTAGCGGTGGGACTATACTGTGCCTATTGGAGGTAAAAGACACAGGAGGTAGCTGTCATGAGTAAACTCGATCTGCTGAATCCAACAAACAGCACGGTCATCTTCATCGACTTCCAGCCTCAGATGACTTTCGGAGTAGCCAGCATAGACAGGCAGACCCTTATGAACAACGTGATCCTGTTGGCAAAGGCCGCCAGGATCTTCCGCGTCCCCACCATCCTCACCACCGTCGAGAGCAAGAGCTTCTCAGGCAACATGTGGCCCCAGCTCCTGGACATCTTCCCTGACAACGACATCATCGAGCGGAGCTCCATGAATTCCTGGGACGATCCGAAG from Geomonas ferrireducens includes these protein-coding regions:
- the rlmB gene encoding 23S rRNA (guanosine(2251)-2'-O)-methyltransferase RlmB, encoding MSKEEIIYGLNPVMEAVRGSRKIFELFVAGTSADKRLEKLLKLAAEKKIPVRQREKGDLSRLCGTEHHQGVALKVEPFPYADLDDVLEGLEGNPNGLILVLDSVQDPHNLGALIRSAACAGAHAVVIPKDRAAGVTAVVEKSSAGATETIPVAQVTNISQALESLKKAGFWIYGADGSARSTLYQQDFTGRVALVIGGEGEGIRPLVRKGCDEVVSIPLQGGVNSLNASVAGGIFLFEVVRQRVTVKK
- the pyrF gene encoding orotidine-5'-phosphate decarboxylase — encoded protein: MTREEAIKKIIFAMDVKEFSHVQYWAELLSQHVGMFKVGKQLYTACGPAAVRMIQKCGGEVFLDLKYHDIPNTVAMAALEAGHLGVQLCDVHAMGGYEMMNKTMETLDKNFSGCTPRPKVLAITVLTSSNEETLRGIGIDLPVPEMVVKLAKLAKSAGVDGVVASPQEVGLIREACGKDFLVVTPGVRPSFASADDQKRIMTPAEAVKAGSDYLVIGRPIAAAENPAEAAQKIVDEIVAG
- a CDS encoding proline--tRNA ligase, which translates into the protein MRYSQYFIPTVKETPSDAEVISHKLMLRAGMIRKLAAGIYNYLPLGLRSIRKVEQIVREEMNRAGAIELLMPAVQPAELWKESGRWDFYGKELLRFKDRKDAEFCMGPTHEEVITDLIRKEIRSYRQMPINLYQIQGKFRDEIRPRFGLMRGREFIMKDAYSFDVNEAGADVSYEKMYKAYRRIFERCGFKFRAVEADTGTIGGNYSHEFMVLADSGEDAIVSCSCCEYAANMEKAETRKSAATEHADPRPMERIATPGQKSIEEVSAFLGVNATQVVKTLVLVADGEPVVALLRGDYDLNEIKLKNHLGAAEIEMAEDDVVLKVTGAPTGYAGPVGLAGKVKVVADLSLEGMHNFVTGANAADMHLKNVNIGRDFSVEGFVDIRNVVIGDPCPRCDSGKLEIWRGIEVGHVFKLGTKYSKALNASFLDANGKEQIIFMGCYGIGIGRTVAACIEQNHDENGIIFPIPIAPFHCIVSALSTKEDEVKAASEQIYNELLEAGVEVLLDDRDERPGFKFKDADLIGIPLRIVVGAKTLAEGKVELKERRSGEVEILPIAEAVAKVKAAVKEALQV
- the ispG gene encoding flavodoxin-dependent (E)-4-hydroxy-3-methylbut-2-enyl-diphosphate synthase, which produces MKKLTRQIMIGNVPIGGGAPCSVQSMCSTDTRNVAATLEQIGRLAEAGCEIVRCAVPDMDAAKALAAIKAGSPMPLIADIHFDYKLALQALESGVDGLRLNPGNIGERWKVAEVVKAAAERQIPIRIGVNGGSLEKELLVKYGHPTPEAMVESALGHVRILEDLNYREIKISIKVSDVLRTLEAYRLLSNAVDYPLHIGVTEAGTVFSGTIKSSVGLGILLHQGIGDTMRVSLTGDPVHEVRVAYDILKSLGIRQRGINFVSCPTCGRCQVDLIPVAEEVERRLAYVESNITVAVMGCSVNGPGEAREADFGIAGGRGEGLLFKHGEILRKVPQDQLADALIEEVLKATSKA